TCGACACCGCTCCGAGGAGTTAAAATAGAGATGTCATGTCGAACAAATCTCCCGCTGCAAAGCTAAAGACCCTCCGCTGCCCCACCTGCCGCAACATCGTCCTTGCCGCCGGCGAAGACTTCCCCTTCTGCTCGGACCGCTGCCGCCGCATCGATCTGGGCAAATGGGCCAGCGGCGACTACAAGATCTCCACGCCCATCCAGGATCCCGATCTCCTCGAAGAGCTCGCTCGCTCCAACAAGCACAAGCGCCAGAACGACGACGACGTGAACTAGTGGCGAACTCCAACATCCAGACCCATCCGCCCTCCGAAAAAAAGACCCTCTGGGCGTGGGCCATCGGCACCTTCTTCGGAGCAGGCCTGCTGAAGCCCGGCCCCGGCACCTACGGCAGCATCTCCGCCGTACTGCTCTGGTACGCCGCCGCTCACACCCTCCACCCAGCTCCAGTCGCCTTCGCGATCGGCACGACCATCGCCGCGATCCTCGCCACGCTCATCGGCATCCCTGCGGCCACCATCGTCGCCCACGAGTCCGGCCGCGAAGATCCCGGCCACGTCGTCATCGACGAGGTCGCCGGCCAGCTCATCGCCCTCATCGCCATCCCCGCTGACTGGCGACACGCCGCGCTCTCGCTCCTGCTCTTCCGATTCTTCGACATCCTCAAGCCCCCGCCGATCCGCCAGCTCGAGCGCCTCCCCGGCGGCACCGGCATCATGCTTGACGACGTAGGCGCCGGCCTCTTCGCTCTCGCCATCGCACAACTCATCCACCTTTACTTCTAGAAATCCTGTCCTGCCGGACGAGCGCCCTGCGCGGGCAGCGGTCACTTCGTGACGCGCGTGTACCGGTCCAGGCAGCGCCAGCGACATAGCTCCTCCCGCTGGTCGGAATCAGCCTATGCCCGACCAACGGGAGGACCAGCATCGTTCCCTACCCAAGACAAGGTATACAAGTCACGAAGTGACCGCCCCACGCGTAGTGGGCCCGTCCGGCAGGACATATCTTCCGTCGCATTTGCACTCCCATCCACGCCGGTCTACGCTAAAACAGCCATGAACACACTTCGATCGCTCCTGACCCCCGACAAGCCCGACGCACCCGCACCGCATCTGGACCGCGTCAAGCCCCTCGCGGCCATGCCCGGCGGAGAGATCGAGGTTCACGGCACCCACCTCGAACCTCGCGACACCCTCGTCGCCCGAGCAACCATCGGTGACATCTCCGCTCCACTCCTGCTAAGCCGGCCCACCCGCGCCACCATCCGCGTCCCCGAGGGAACCATCACCGGCGACCTGATCCTGCATCGCAGCGGCCAGTCCAGCAACCCGCTGCCAGTGCGCGTCGCCGTGCCCATGGCGGAAAATCTCCACCCCGTCGCCAACCCCGCGGTCGATGCCGACGGCAACGTCTACGCCACCGTCTCCGGCTCGCGCGGCCAGGCCGTCCCGGTGTCAATCTTCCAGATTCAGCGCGACTTCCAGATTCGCCCCTTCGTCCGCGACCTTATGAACGCCACCGGCCTCGCCTTCGGTCCCGACGGGTACCTCTACGCCAGCTCCCGCGCCGAAGGCACCGTCTATCGCATCTCCCCCGAAGGCGCCATGTCCACCTACGCCGAAGGCATGGGCATCGCCACCGGCATCGCCTTCGACCGCGACGGCAACCTCTTCGTCGGCGACCGCTCCGGCACCATCTTCAAGATCAGCCGCGCCAACCTCGACGGCACCAGCGGTGAGACCTTCGTCTACGCCACGCTCGAGCCCAGCATCGCCGCCTACCATCTCGCCTTCAACGACGCCGGAACCCTCTTCGTCACTGGACCCACCACCTCATCCAACCAGGTCATCCACGCCATCGACCGCGACGGCAACGCCACCATCTTCTACCAGGGCCTCGGACGCGCCCAGGGCATGGCGGTCGACGTCGACGACAACCTCTACGTCGCCGCCAGCCTCCACGGTCAGCGCGGCATCATCCGCATCGACCGCCATCACCAGGCCACCCTTGTCGTCTCCGGCAGCAATCTCGTAGGTCTTGCCTTCCTCGAGGACGGGAACGCCACCCTCGCCACTCGCGACGCTCTCTATCACGTAGCCATGGACGTCGAAGGTCGCAAGCTCATCTAGCCTGTCATGTGGCCGTTCCGCGCTGCAGGCATCTTCCCTTGGTAGTGTGGTGCGGCTGCCTCCTCAATCCTGTCGCCAGATCGACCCCGTACCGGTAGAATCGAAGAGTAACCAGGAGTCCTCTACTCTGGATCGCATCTGGATGTGCAGCGCACGCGTGAGGAAAATACTTTGGAATCCCGGCTTTACAACAGGCTCCTGTTTAGGCTTCTCGCTCTACCCGTTGCAGCACTTGCCGTTCTCGCTCTAATCCTTGGGTACGGCCTGCAGCGTGTCGAAGAAAGCGCAAGCGCTATCGACCGCGCCGACGTGGTCATTCTCCACGGTAATCGGCTCACCAGGTTAATCCTCGACGAAGAGACTGGCCTGCGAGGATTTCTCCTTACCCGCAATCCCGTTTTCCTCGAACCGTTACACTCCGCTGACCTGCAGATCGAGCCCGAGTTCGACACTCTCTTCTCGCTGGTCAAGCGTCCCGATCAAGTCGCCCGTCTGCAACGTCTTCAGGCCGAGCACAAGCAGTGGGAGCTCACCGCCTACCACGAGATCGACTCCTTCCCGAAAGATCCAGTCACCCTCGAGCAGGATCTCCTCCAGCGCAAGCAGGATATGGATCATCTACGCGCCCAGATGGATGAGTTCCTCAATATCGTCATCGAGCGCCGCGCCGTCCGTTCCGCCGAAAATATCCTCGTCAATCGAAACGCCAGGATCATCCTTGTCCTCACTGCCGCACTCATCGCTGGCCTTCTCGCGTGGGAGACGCGAAGAATCTTCCGGCTGCTCACAACCGCCTACACCCAGCAGATCAGAGAGATCAAACAACGCGCCGACGAATCCTACGCACGCGAGCAATGGCTGAACACCACCATCCGCAGCATTGGAGACGCCGTCATCGCCTGCGACACCGAGGGCAACATCGTCTTTATGAACCTCGTCGCGGAACGGCTCACCGGCTGGAAGGAAGAAGAGTCCCACGGCATCTCGCTGCACACCGTCTTTCCCATCTTCAACGAAGACACCCGTGCCACGGTCGAAAATCCAGTCGATAAGGTGCGTCGCCTCGGCACTGTCGTCGGCTTGGCCAACCATACCTACCTGGTCTCCAAAGATGGCTCCGAGATCTGCATCGATGACAGTGGAGCGCCAATTCGCGACAGCTCCGGGAACATGATCGGGATCGTGCTCGTCTTCCGCGACATAACCGACCGGCGCATGTCCGAGGGCGCGCTCATGCGTGCCGAAAAGCTCGCCGCCGCCGGCCGTCTCGCCGCCTCGGTGGCACACGAGGTCAACAATCCGCTCGAAGGCCTCACCAACCTCGTCTACATCGCCCGCCGCTCCGACGAACTCGACGAGATCCGCCACCTCCTCTCGCAGGCAGAGAGCGAACTCGCCCGCATCGCCCACATCACCCGCCAGTCTCTCGGCTTCTATCGCGAGACCACTCTCGCCGCGCACTTCAAGCCCGCCACCATCATCCACGAAGTTTGTGACTTCTATCAGACCCGTGCCGCAACTCTTGGGGTAACTCTTCTTGTCAACACCACCACCGAGCGCGAGGTCCTTGGCACTGCCGGAGAGCTTCGCCAGATCCTCTCCAACCTCCTCGCCAACGGCCTCGATGCATGCTCCAAGGGAGACACCATTCGCCTGGAAGCCAACGCGGCCACCGATCCGCGGAACTCCACCCGCCCGGGCGTCCGCATCACCGTCGCAGACACGGGACAAGGCATTCTCCCCGAACATCTCAACAGCGTCTTCGAACCCTTCTTCACCACAAAAAAAGACACCGGTACCGGACTTGGCCTGTGGGTCTCGCGCGAACTCGTTGAAAAACACGGCGGCAGCCTGCGCGTCCGTTCGCGCACCCTCACCCCAGGTTGCGGCACCGTCTTTTCCATCTTCCTGCCCGTCCAGGGAGGGCGACACCCAGCCGCCGAACTTGACGGACATCAGCCACAGAACCTCGCCGTTAACTAAAGCGAAATTGACGATGACGCAGGTCATCTTGTAGCCGATACAGATGTCCCGTGTATCGACTCTACATAGAGAGTCTTCAGACGGATCATCCTACTCAACAGGAATCCACTCGACCAACTCTGTAAATTGCACGCTGCGTCAGGCCCCTGTGCGTCATCTAAGGCATAGGGAGAGTCACCTCATGTCGACCAACACCAACCACGCCTCATCCGCCGGCACCGCAGTCGCCGCCTCTGCCGTCTTCGATATCCAGAAGATCGCCGCCAGCTTTCCAGACCACGCCGACACCATGCTGATCGACACCCGTCTCACCGACGAGCCTCACGCCAGCTCCCGCGTCTTTCGCGTCTACCGTCCAGTCGCGGCGCACTATCACGCCACCTGCGACGAATATCTCTCCGTCCTCTCCGGCCGCGCAAAGTTTTTCCTCGGCGAAGCCCCGCCCTTCGAAGCCGGTCCCGGCCAGCTCATCTTCTTCAAACAGAGCACGGTCCACGGCATCCCAGAGATCCTTGAAGAGCCCTTCGTCGTCCTTGCCGTCGACACCCCTCGCCGCGATCCCAGCGACGTTCACCTCGTAGACCCCGCCGACGGAACACCCGAAAGCTTCATCCAAAGCAAGCGCCTGTATTGAATCTCCACAAAACTCCCGCGCAAGCCCTATCATCATTCACAGAGCCACACGCAAGGCCTGGAAAGCCCATCACCCCACATGATCGCTGAAATCATCGCTGTCGGCTCCGAGATGCTCACGCCCCATCGGCAGGACACCAACTCCCTCTACCTTACCGACGGCCTCAACGATGTCGGCGTCCAGGTCGCATTCAAGACCATCGTCGGCGACAATCTCTCCCACCTCACCAGCGCCGCCTCAATCGCCATCGCGCGCGCCGACATCGTCCTCTTCTCCGGCGGCCTCGGCCCCACCGAAGACGATCTCACCCGCGAAGCCGTCGCCGCCGCGCTTAACCTCACGCTGCGCTCCGACCCCGCGATCCTCGTCCAGCTTCACAAGCGCTTCGCCGCGCGCCAGATGGTCATGCCGCCCAACAACGTCAAACAGGCCGACGTGCTCGACGGCGCCATCATTCTCGAAAACCCTACCGGCAGCGCCCCCGGCCAGTTCCTCGACATCGCCGTCCTCGATGCCAGCGGCCAGCCCATTCGCAAGATCGTTATCCTCCTCCCCGGCCCGCCCCGGGAGCTAAAGCCTCTCTTCGACACCGAGGTCAAACCCCGCCTCGCCGCCGATCTTCCCCCGCGCCACCTCGCCAAGCGTCTCCTTCGCATGGCCCTCATCCCCGAGTCGCACGTCGACGCAAGAACCGCCCCCATCTACCAGCAGTACTCCGACGTCGAGACCACCATCCTCGCCGGCTCCGCCGAGATCCAGCTCCACTTCCTCTGCGCCAAACCCACCCTCGCCGAAGCCCAGCGCCGCGTTGACGAGCTCGTCGAAAAGATCGAAGCCGAGATGGAAGACTCCATCTTCTCCTCCCACGGCGAATCCCTCGAAGAGGTCGTACTCCTCAACCTCGGCCTCCGTGACCTCACCCTCGCCACCGCCGAGAGCTGCACCGGCGGCCTCCTCGCGCAGCGTCTCACCGCCATCGCCGGCAGCTCGCGTTACTTCCTCGGCGGCGCAGTCGTCTACAGCGACGCCCTCAAAACCACCTTCGCCGGCGTTCCCTCCGAACTCGTCGCCACCAAGGGCCCAGTCTCCCCCGAAGTCGCACGCGCCCTCGCCGAAGGCATCCGCTCGCGCACGGGAGCCTCGCTCGGCGTCTCGATCACCTGCATCGCAGGCCCGGGCCCCGGAGCACCCGGCCCCGACGCCGACAAACCCATCGGCCTCGTCTACATCGCACTCGCCAGCGCCCAAACCACCCAGGTCAAAGAGCTCAACCTCCGCGGCGACCGCGAGATGATCCGCTGGTGGGCCAGCCAGCATGCCCTCGAACTGATCCGCCACCACATCCTCTAGCCGCACGCCGCAATCCGCCAGCGGCACTCACACGCCGACCGTAAGACCATCCTCATACGCACTTGCTAAACTCATTCGGACGACATGAACCCCTGGCTCCTCTCCATTCCGCTCGCCTACCTCCTTGGGTCCATCCCCTTCGGCTATCTGCTCGTAAAGATCTTTCGCCACGAAGACATCCGCGCCACCGGCAGCGGTAACATCGGGGCCACCAACGTAGCCCGCAGCGGAGCCAAAGGCCTCGGCATCGCCACGCTCCTGCTCGACGTCGGCAAATCCTTCCTCGCCGTAAAGATCGCCCTGCATCTCGCACCCGGAAACTACGACCTCGCCGTCATCACCGCCGTCGCCGCCATCGTGGGACACGTCTTCCCCATCTGGCTCGGCTTCCGCGGCGGCAAAGGCGTCGCCAGCGCGCTCGGCGTCATGCTCGCCCTTAGTCTGGCCGCAGCCGCATGCACCTTCGGCATCTTTCTCGTCATCTTTCTCCTCACCCGCTACGTCTCCCTCGCTTCCATGATCGGCTCCGCCACCTTCCCGCTCTTCGGCCTCTACTTTCTGCCGCAACGAACTCCCCTGGTCATCGCCGGCCTCATCTTCATTCCACTTCTGGTCACCGTCAAACACCACGAAAACATCCGCCGCCTCCTGGCAGGCACGGAGAGCCGCTTCGGCAAGAAAAAGGCGGTTGCATGAGCCGAATCGCCGTCCTGGGTGCTGGTGCCTGGGGCACCGCCCTCGCTCTCTCCCTCGCCCGTCGCGGAGGTCACGAGCTCTTCCTCTGGTCGCACTCCCCCGCCCTCGCCGACCAGCTCAGCGAAGCCGGCGAGAATCTGCGCTACCTCCCAGGCTTCACCCTGCCCGTAGACATTCACGTCACCTCCGACCTCCCACGCGCTATCTTCGAGGCCGACATTCTCCTCTGTGTCACCCCCTCGCAACATCTGCGCGGAGTCCTCACCCACATCGCCCCCCTGCTCACCCGCGGCCAGATCATCCTCAGCGCCAGCAAAGGCATCGAGGAGACCAGCTTCCTCCGCATGTCGCAGGTCGTCGCCTCGGTCACTTCCGCCACGCGCAATCCCTTCGCCGTTCTCAGCGGCCCCTCCTTCGCGCAGGAGGTCGCAGCCGGCATGCCCACCGCAGTCGTCGTCGCCTCCGAAGTCCCGCAGGTCGCCCAGACCATCCAGCGCGACTTCACCTCGCCCAGCCTGCGCGTCTACACCAACGAGGACGTCCCCGGCGTCGAACTCGGCGGCTCGCTCAAAAACGTCATCGCCCTCGCCGCCGGCGTCGCCAACGGCCTCAACCTCGGCCACAACTCCTCCGCCGCCCTCATCACCCGCGGCATCGCCGAGATGACCCGACTCGCCGTAGCCTGCGGTGGCCGCCGTCAAACCCTCGCAGGCCTCTCCGGCGCAGGCGACCTCATCCTTACCTGCACCGGCTCTCTCTCGCGCAACCGCGCCGTCGGCATCGAACTTGGCCGTGGCCGCCAGCTTCCGGACATCATCGCCGGCCTCAACGGCAAGGTAGCCGAAGGCGTTCGCAGCACCGCCGCCGCCCTTGGTCTGGCCGCACGCTATGCCGTCGAGATGCCCATTACCCAGCAGGTCGACGCCATCCTCCATCACAACAAGAGCCCCAAAGAGGCCATCCGCGAACTCATGGCCCGCCCAGGCCGCGACGAATAGCCTTATTCCCTTCCGACTAAAGGGAGGACCGAAGAAGCCAATAAGCCAAGACAAGGTATACAAGTCACGAAGTGACCGCGCGCCGCGCAGGCGGCCCGTCCGGCAGGACGCCAGCCCTATCTTCCCCCGCAGTTGGCACACAGGCTGTTTTACGCCTAAGCTGGTACGCATGCACGAGCACGAACACGAGCACGGTCACATCCCTCCCCCCGACCTTCCCCGGCACAAGACCTACATGGGATTCCGTCCGCACATCTTCATCGGCGGCCTCGTCCTCATTGCAATCCTCTTCCTCTATCTCCTCCTGCTCGTGCGCCCGTCGGTCTGGCCGTCTCACGCCGCTCCGGCATCTACCTCCGCACCGAACTAAACCTCTACCCGGCCAAATCGAATCGCCTCCCAGCGTGCAAATCCAGCGGCTGACTCAAGCATCCAATGGCTCATGAGCAAGCCAACCCCATCCAACAGCGATCCCACTCCAGAGAAGCGCGAGAGCGACTCCTCATTCCTTCCAGTCGTCGTAGCCTTCGCAGTTGCGATCCTGGTCATCATGGTCGCCGCCATCATCTTCATCAAGACACGGCAGACCAAAGCGATTCCTAACCCCAAAGAACCTCACCCTACTTCACAGATCATGCCGGCCAGTCCATCTTTCAGCCCGGCTGACAAGATCCAACTAAGCTAAGCTCGATTGATCCTTAGTCTTAATGCTTAACCTCTTGGAGAAGCAAGATGAAGATTCTCGTTGTCGGCGCTGGTGCAGTTGGCGGTTACTTCGGAGCGCGTCTCGCGCAGGCAGGCCGCGACGTCACCTTTCTTGTCAGACCCGCTAGAGCAGAGCAACTTCAAAAAGACGGTCTTCGCATCCTAAGCCCGCACGGCGACGCCACCCTTAAGCCGAAGACCATCACCACCAGCGAGATCACCACTCCCTACGACCTCATCTTTCTCAGCGTAAAAGCCCAGGCACTCGATCAGGCGATCAAAGACTTGACACCCGCCGTCGGGCCGGACACGATGATCTATCCCGTGCTCAACGGCATGCGCCACATGGAGACGCTAAGCCAAGTCTTCGGCGAGCAAAAAGTTTTAGGCGGTGTCTGCATGGTCTCGACCGAACTCGACGATCAAAACCGCATCGTCCAGATGACGCCCATGCAAAAGCTCATCTATGGCGAACGCAACGGCGAATGCGAGCGCAGCGGGGAAATCACCCCGCGCATTCGCGCACTCGACGAAGCACTCCGCGACGCAAGCTTCGACACCGAACTCTCCGCCACCATCACCCAGGCCATGTGGCATAAGTGGGTCATGATCGCCTCCCTGGGCCTCGTCACCTGCCTCCTCGGCGGCCCTATCGGGGAGGTAAACTCCGTGCCCGACGGCGAACAGACCGCGCTCCAGGCCGTCGACGAGTGCGTCGCCATCGGCAAAGCCTGTGGCTTCCCCTACCCACCGCCCCTGCACGAATGGCTTCGCAAACAAGCCACCGCCAAAGACTCGAAGCTCACCTCATCTCTGTATCGCGATCTGCAAAAAGGCGCTCCCATCGAGGTCGACACAATCCTCGGCGACCTGCTCGACCAGGGCCACGCCCATCACCTCGAAACGCCTCTGCTCCAGGCCTGCTGCGTTCGCCTCCGCGTCTACCAGAACAACCTCAAGTCAGGACAGCCATAACATTCGCGCGCAACCGCACGATCACCGCTTTTAGCTCAATCAAATGCCAACTCCTCGATCCGCGGTGGGCGCTGATCAAAGTCGCTATATCGAATCCATCGCGGACGAACGACAAAGTAAACCAGCCCCGCCCAGTCCTGACGACTCACCCCATCCGGCCACGCGGAGAAGTAGACACGCTTGTACCGCGTCAACTCCTCGCCCACCGGCAGAGACGCCTCGCCTTCCAACTGCACCGTCTTCTCTCCCTCCCATCCCACCACCACACTGGCCTTCGGATTGGAAATAAGGTTCCGGTATTTGCGAGTGGTGTTGAGAGTATCGAAGACAATCTCAAGATCTTCCGTCACCGCAATCCCGACAAGGGCAGACTGCGGCACACCGTCGCCCGAGATGCTTCCGACCACAGCAAGCTTATGACCCGCAAGGAACTCGTAAAGCTCCGCCTTCGTCATATTCGTCCATAACTAACAACGATTCCCGTCATCAACGATAAGCCCGTCACCACGAAAGTCAACGATCGAAAACCCCGTTCAGCTTAACCGCCCCATCCCACTCGCTATTCCGTCCCCTCTAAAGTCGTCATCCAGAACGTAGTGACGGATCCCCGTATTTCAAATTTTCATATGGCCAGCTGCAAGGTTGGCCTGCTTTGGTCTTGCGCTAACGAGCGTTGAACACTGGCTAGTCGAGCCTCTCCCTCAACATTGCTAAACTAGCAGTAGCATGGCTTTTTCCATCTTCGGCAAACGCGACAAATCCGACCAGCAACCCGACCAGCCCACCGCAGTAGCTCCAGAGCCGCAGGAGCCGAAGCGCGGACTCTTCGACCGGATGAAGCAGGCGGTCACCCGCACCCGCGAGTCCTTCTCAGAGTCCATAAGCTCCGTCATCGCCCTCACCCGTGAGGTCGACGAGACCACCCTGGTCAACCTCGAGCCTCTCCTGCTCGCCGCCGACCTCGGCGCCCCCACCACCGCCCTCGTCATGGAGAACCTCCGGCAGCGCGCCCTCCGCGTCGGCATCCAGGGCGGCGACGACCTCAAGCGTCTCCTCAAAGCCGAGCTCAAGCAGATCCTCGACAACGTAGCCCGCCCCATCACCCACCCCCCCACGCCGCCCGAGGTCATCATGATGGTCGGGGTCAACGGCACCGGCAAGACCACCACCACCGGCAAGCTTGCCGCACACTTCACTGCGCAGGGCCGCACCGTCCTGCTCTGCGCCGCCGACACCTTCCGTGCCGCCGCGATTGAACAATTAGAGGTCTGGGCCCAGCGCTCCGACGTTCAGATCATTAAGACCAAGCAGGGCGGCGACCCCTCAGCCGCCCTCTACGACGCCTGCACCGCCGCCAAAGCCCGCAATACGCAGATCCTCATCGTCGACACCGCCGGCCGCCTCCACACCAAGACCGACCTGATGAAAGAGCTCGACAAGATGCGTCGGACAGCAGAGAAGTTGATCCCCGGCGCCCCACACCAGACCCTCCTCGTCATGGACGCGACGACAGGTCAAAATGGGTTGACGCAAGCCCGCCTTTTCACCGAAGCCGCCCACGTTACCGGCATCGTCCTCACCAAGCTCGACGGCACAGCCAAAGGTGGCATCGTCCTGGCTATCGCAACAGAGCTGAAACTCCCAGTCATCTACGCGGGCATCGGCGAAAAGCTCGAAGACATCATCCCCTTTGACAGCGCCAGCTTCATCGACTCCCTACTCGACTGAAGCAGTCCCTCCGAGCATCGCGAGGACCGAAACCATTCCCGAGTCAAGACAAGGTACACAAGTCACGAAGTGACCGCCCCACGCGCAGTGGGCCCGTCCGGCAGGACAGGCCCCTCGCATCTTTCTACTTCTCCGCAGTCAGCTTCAAATCACGCGACGACGAGCCAACCCGCACCCGCCGCGCATCCGACCGCACCCACTTCTTCTCCGCCACCGACCAGTACTCGAGCGCACGCGGCGACACATGCATCGTCACATCCTTGCTCTCACCCGACGCCAGCGTCACGCGATCAAACGCCGCCAGCGTCTTAGGCGCAAACTGAACACCATCAGGCTGCTGCTCCGGAGCATCCAGATACACCTGCGGCACCTCATCTCCCGCCACGCTACCCGTATTCTTCACCCGAACCGAAACATCCAACCCGTGATCCGAAGCCTTCGCGACCTTCAAATCCGAGTACGCAAAGCTCGTATACGAGAGACCGAACCCAAACGGAAACAGCGGCTCAATCTTCTCTTTATCAAACCACCGGTACCCCACATCCACGCCCTCGGAGTAAGTCGTCTTCCCATCCACACCCTTGGCCGACCGCTCCGGATGCGCCGGATCATTCGCCGCATAGTCGGTCAGCTGCTTCGCCCAGGTAAACGGCAGCCGCCCAGCCGGACTCACCTTCCCCAGCAGAACATCCGCCGTAGCCCATCCGCCTTCATCGCCCGGCCACCACATCTGCAGCACGCCCTTCACCTTGCCAAGCCACGGCATCGCGACAGGCTGGCTCACATTCATCACCACGATCGTGTTCGGATTCACCGCAGCAATCTCATCCACGAGCTTGTCCTGCTCCCCTGGCAACGCGAAGTCCGGCTTCCCTCGCGTCCACACAAACACCACAGCCGTATGCGCCTTCTTCGCCGTTTCGATGGCCGCCTTGTGGTTGCTCTCCCGCAGCTCCGGCGTCGTCCAGTTCAACCGAATCTGCTCCGGCGCATTCGAAGTATCGCCGCTCGCTATCACCGTAATCGAGTGCGGCCCAGCAGTCAGCTGCACCGCCCGCCGAACGTTATCCAGCCCATCGGTCGTCGGGAACCCGTTGTCCTGGGTCGCGTACTGCACATCGCCGTGCACCGTTCCCTTGGCAGCGCCCGTCTGT
The nucleotide sequence above comes from Tunturibacter empetritectus. Encoded proteins:
- a CDS encoding DNA gyrase inhibitor YacG; amino-acid sequence: MSNKSPAAKLKTLRCPTCRNIVLAAGEDFPFCSDRCRRIDLGKWASGDYKISTPIQDPDLLEELARSNKHKRQNDDDVN
- a CDS encoding phosphatidylglycerophosphatase A family protein — translated: MANSNIQTHPPSEKKTLWAWAIGTFFGAGLLKPGPGTYGSISAVLLWYAAAHTLHPAPVAFAIGTTIAAILATLIGIPAATIVAHESGREDPGHVVIDEVAGQLIALIAIPADWRHAALSLLLFRFFDILKPPPIRQLERLPGGTGIMLDDVGAGLFALAIAQLIHLYF
- a CDS encoding Vgb family protein codes for the protein MNTLRSLLTPDKPDAPAPHLDRVKPLAAMPGGEIEVHGTHLEPRDTLVARATIGDISAPLLLSRPTRATIRVPEGTITGDLILHRSGQSSNPLPVRVAVPMAENLHPVANPAVDADGNVYATVSGSRGQAVPVSIFQIQRDFQIRPFVRDLMNATGLAFGPDGYLYASSRAEGTVYRISPEGAMSTYAEGMGIATGIAFDRDGNLFVGDRSGTIFKISRANLDGTSGETFVYATLEPSIAAYHLAFNDAGTLFVTGPTTSSNQVIHAIDRDGNATIFYQGLGRAQGMAVDVDDNLYVAASLHGQRGIIRIDRHHQATLVVSGSNLVGLAFLEDGNATLATRDALYHVAMDVEGRKLI
- a CDS encoding ATP-binding protein; the encoded protein is MESRLYNRLLFRLLALPVAALAVLALILGYGLQRVEESASAIDRADVVILHGNRLTRLILDEETGLRGFLLTRNPVFLEPLHSADLQIEPEFDTLFSLVKRPDQVARLQRLQAEHKQWELTAYHEIDSFPKDPVTLEQDLLQRKQDMDHLRAQMDEFLNIVIERRAVRSAENILVNRNARIILVLTAALIAGLLAWETRRIFRLLTTAYTQQIREIKQRADESYAREQWLNTTIRSIGDAVIACDTEGNIVFMNLVAERLTGWKEEESHGISLHTVFPIFNEDTRATVENPVDKVRRLGTVVGLANHTYLVSKDGSEICIDDSGAPIRDSSGNMIGIVLVFRDITDRRMSEGALMRAEKLAAAGRLAASVAHEVNNPLEGLTNLVYIARRSDELDEIRHLLSQAESELARIAHITRQSLGFYRETTLAAHFKPATIIHEVCDFYQTRAATLGVTLLVNTTTEREVLGTAGELRQILSNLLANGLDACSKGDTIRLEANAATDPRNSTRPGVRITVADTGQGILPEHLNSVFEPFFTTKKDTGTGLGLWVSRELVEKHGGSLRVRSRTLTPGCGTVFSIFLPVQGGRHPAAELDGHQPQNLAVN
- a CDS encoding cupin domain-containing protein, whose product is MSTNTNHASSAGTAVAASAVFDIQKIAASFPDHADTMLIDTRLTDEPHASSRVFRVYRPVAAHYHATCDEYLSVLSGRAKFFLGEAPPFEAGPGQLIFFKQSTVHGIPEILEEPFVVLAVDTPRRDPSDVHLVDPADGTPESFIQSKRLY
- a CDS encoding competence/damage-inducible protein A translates to MIAEIIAVGSEMLTPHRQDTNSLYLTDGLNDVGVQVAFKTIVGDNLSHLTSAASIAIARADIVLFSGGLGPTEDDLTREAVAAALNLTLRSDPAILVQLHKRFAARQMVMPPNNVKQADVLDGAIILENPTGSAPGQFLDIAVLDASGQPIRKIVILLPGPPRELKPLFDTEVKPRLAADLPPRHLAKRLLRMALIPESHVDARTAPIYQQYSDVETTILAGSAEIQLHFLCAKPTLAEAQRRVDELVEKIEAEMEDSIFSSHGESLEEVVLLNLGLRDLTLATAESCTGGLLAQRLTAIAGSSRYFLGGAVVYSDALKTTFAGVPSELVATKGPVSPEVARALAEGIRSRTGASLGVSITCIAGPGPGAPGPDADKPIGLVYIALASAQTTQVKELNLRGDREMIRWWASQHALELIRHHIL
- the plsY gene encoding glycerol-3-phosphate 1-O-acyltransferase PlsY produces the protein MNPWLLSIPLAYLLGSIPFGYLLVKIFRHEDIRATGSGNIGATNVARSGAKGLGIATLLLDVGKSFLAVKIALHLAPGNYDLAVITAVAAIVGHVFPIWLGFRGGKGVASALGVMLALSLAAAACTFGIFLVIFLLTRYVSLASMIGSATFPLFGLYFLPQRTPLVIAGLIFIPLLVTVKHHENIRRLLAGTESRFGKKKAVA
- a CDS encoding NAD(P)H-dependent glycerol-3-phosphate dehydrogenase, with translation MSRIAVLGAGAWGTALALSLARRGGHELFLWSHSPALADQLSEAGENLRYLPGFTLPVDIHVTSDLPRAIFEADILLCVTPSQHLRGVLTHIAPLLTRGQIILSASKGIEETSFLRMSQVVASVTSATRNPFAVLSGPSFAQEVAAGMPTAVVVASEVPQVAQTIQRDFTSPSLRVYTNEDVPGVELGGSLKNVIALAAGVANGLNLGHNSSAALITRGIAEMTRLAVACGGRRQTLAGLSGAGDLILTCTGSLSRNRAVGIELGRGRQLPDIIAGLNGKVAEGVRSTAAALGLAARYAVEMPITQQVDAILHHNKSPKEAIRELMARPGRDE
- a CDS encoding ketopantoate reductase family protein: MKILVVGAGAVGGYFGARLAQAGRDVTFLVRPARAEQLQKDGLRILSPHGDATLKPKTITTSEITTPYDLIFLSVKAQALDQAIKDLTPAVGPDTMIYPVLNGMRHMETLSQVFGEQKVLGGVCMVSTELDDQNRIVQMTPMQKLIYGERNGECERSGEITPRIRALDEALRDASFDTELSATITQAMWHKWVMIASLGLVTCLLGGPIGEVNSVPDGEQTALQAVDECVAIGKACGFPYPPPLHEWLRKQATAKDSKLTSSLYRDLQKGAPIEVDTILGDLLDQGHAHHLETPLLQACCVRLRVYQNNLKSGQP
- a CDS encoding pyridoxamine 5'-phosphate oxidase family protein, which codes for MTKAELYEFLAGHKLAVVGSISGDGVPQSALVGIAVTEDLEIVFDTLNTTRKYRNLISNPKASVVVGWEGEKTVQLEGEASLPVGEELTRYKRVYFSAWPDGVSRQDWAGLVYFVVRPRWIRYSDFDQRPPRIEELAFD